In Vigna angularis cultivar LongXiaoDou No.4 chromosome 8, ASM1680809v1, whole genome shotgun sequence, one DNA window encodes the following:
- the LOC108345733 gene encoding leucine-rich repeat extensin-like protein 4, which translates to MRKKTYSFHFSLSLSLSLFVVVLLQSLCASEGISHNGPLTDAEATYIKQRQLLYYKDEFGDRGEKVTVDPSFRFENDRLRNAYIALQAWKQAILSDPKNLTLNWVGPDVCNYTYVFCAQALDNPKIRTVAGIDLNHGDIAGYLPEELGLLTDLALLHINTNRFCGTVPHKFDKLKLLFELDLSNNRFAGKFPDVVLRLPQLKFLDLRFNEFEGTVPKELFDKDLDAIFINDNRFVFDLPDNFGNSPVSVIVLANNRFHGCVPAGIGNMKGLNEIILMNNAFRSCFPEEIGLLKNLTVFDVSFNQLLGPLPDAIGGAVSLEQLNVAHNLLSGKIPESICKLPNLQNFTFSYNFFTGEPPRCLALPAADDRRNCLPARPFQRSAGQCKSFLSHPVDCKSFRCKPFVPTLPPPPPPSPPLPSPPPSPVYVPRSPPPPPPVYSPPPPPPVYSPPPPPPVYSPPPPPPPSPPPPSPPPPVYSPPPPPPSPPPPSPPPPSPPPPVYSPPPPPPSPPPPVYSPPPPPPSPPPPSPPPPSPVYCVRSPPPPSPPPPSPPPPPSPVFSPPPPVQYYYSPPPPPQHSPPPPPPHSPPPPHSPPPPVYPYLSPPPPPPVHSPPPPVHSPPPPSPPPCIEPPPPPPPCIEPPPPPPSPPPCEEHSPPPPPSPHPAPYLPPPSPSPPPPPVQYSSPPPPSSPPVYYYNSPPPPPPSSPPPAPVYEGPLPPVIGVSYASPPPPPFY; encoded by the coding sequence ATGAGGAAGAAAACCTATTCCTTCCACTTctcactctcactctctctttctctcttcgtCGTTGTGCTTTTGCAGTCACTCTGTGCCTCTGAAGGAATCTCCCACAATGGGCCTCTCACCGACGCGGAAGCCACCTACATCAAGCAGCGCCAGCTTCTGTACTACAAGGACGAGTTCGGTGACAGAGGAGAAAAAGTAACCGTAGATCCCTCTTTCCGCTTCGAGAACGACCGTTTGAGAAACGCTTACATAGCGTTACAGGCATGGAAGCAGGCCATTCTCTCTGATCCCAAAAACCTCACGCTAAACTGGGTGGGGCCCGATGTCTGCAACTACACCTACGTCTTCTGCGCTCAGGCACTTGACAACCCTAAGATCCGCACCGTCGCCGGAATCGACCTCAACCACGGCGACATTGCCGGATATCTCCCCGAGGAGCTCGGCTTGCTCACTGACCTTGCGCTTCTCCATATCAACACCAACCGCTTCTGCGGCACCGTGCCGCACAAGTTCGACAAGCTCAAACTCCTCTTCGAGCTGGATCTCAGCAACAACCGATTCGCTGGAAAGTTCCCCGACGTGGTGCTGCGTCTGCCGCAGCTCAAGTTCCTAGATCTGAGGTTCAACGAATTCGAAGGCACGGTCCCCAAGGAGCTCTTCGACAAGGACCTCGACGCCATTTTCATCAACGACAACCGCTTCGTGTTCGACCTGCCGGATAACTTTGGCAACTCGCCGGTGTCCGTGATCGTGCTGGCCAACAATCGCTTCCATGGCTGCGTGCCGGCTGGAATCGGCAACATGAAGGGGTTGAACGAGATTATTCTGATGAACAACGCTTTCAGGTCGTGCTTCCCCGAGGAGATAGGGTTGCTGAAGAACTTGACGGTGTTCGATGTGAGCTTCAACCAGTTGTTAGGTCCTTTGCCTGACGCCATCGGAGGTGCCGTGAGTTTGGAGCAGCTCAATGTGGCTCATAATTTACTCTCTGGGAAGATTCCCGAGAGCATTTGCAAGCTTCCCAATCTCCAGAACTTTACTTTCTCTTACAACTTCTTCACCGGCGAGCCGCCCCGGTGTCTCGCTTTGCCGGCGGCTGACGACCGCCGCAACTGCCTACCGGCCAGGCCCTTCCAGCGCTCCGCAGGACAATGCAAGTCGTTTTTGTCACACCCTGTCGATTGCAAGTCTTTTAGGTGTAAGCCTTTTGTTCCTACCTtgcctcctcctcctccaccatcACCACCATTGCCGTCACCGCCACCGTCGCCTGTTTATGTCCCCCGTTCCCCTCCGCCTCCACCACCGGTGTACtcgccaccaccaccacctccagTGTATTCGCCTCCTCCACCACCTCCAGTGTATTCGCCTCCACCGCCGCCGCCACCTTCACCACCTCCGCCTTCACCGCCCCCGCCAGTCTATTCTCCACCTCCACCCCCACCTTCACCGCCACCACCATCACCACCTCCGCCATCCCCTCCACCGCCAGTCTATTCGCCACCTCCTCCTCCCCCATCCCCGCCACCACCAGTCTATTCGccacctcctcctccacctTCACCGCCGCCACCTTCCCCGCCACCGCCCTCACCGGTTTATTGTGTAAGGTCTCCGCCACCACCTTCACCACCTCCGCCATCACCTCCACCTCCACCAAGTCCTGTATTCTCCCCACCACCACCTGTTCAATACTACTACAGTCCACCACCGCCACCACAACACTCGCCTCCCCCGCCCCCACCACACTCACCACCGCCACCACATTCACCGCCGCCTCCAGTTTATCCCTATCTATCACCGCCCCCACCTCCTCCTGTTCACTCTCCACCTCCACCGGTCCattcaccaccaccaccatctcctCCACCATGTATAGAACCGCCACCACCACCTCCCCCCTGTATAGAACCGCCTCCACCTCCGCCATCACCACCGCCTTGTGAAGAGCattcaccaccaccaccaccatcaccacATCCTGCACCTTACCTGCCACCGCCATCGCCAtcaccaccacctcctccaGTTCAATACAGTTCTCCTCCACCACCATCGTCGCCACCTGTTTATTATTACAACTCACCGCCGCCCCCACCTCCTTCGTCTCCACCACCAGCCCCTGTATATGAAGGGCCTTTGCCACCCGTCATAGGAGTCTCATATGCatctcctcctccacctcccTTTTATTGA